The DNA segment ttagtgtggagcaaagagtgtcggtggcactgttagtatccaagagagagaggtgttcagagggagggagcgtAGCGGAGACCGAACAGGATAAGCGGCAGGGAGAGAGTGATCGTAGGTTGCAccggaatgtgaccagtggggaagcacgggtagtgtctggagaagttaggtcgagatcaagagtgatcAAGATATGATTGTCGTTTAAAAAATTCAAGGTGGTTTATTTTCAGTCACAATGTCTTTAAACTCTCAATGATTTCTGATacacatcaatgagattaaatggagagcaaatggaatttttaagtctcatctgcgtctcagatatttctccttagaaaaagagtcagaaatctcacaaatgtctcagaagagatgtcaacaatgtctgagctcagatttgtcaagtctgcaatcaaaagtcaatattattgaagatctcaatatgaactcaaacattgcTCATCAAatgtacccaaatccagattatttgacctttGATTCagtttacacctccatactcttcatggatTTAAACAATcgtcttgtttgttttattttctcctcaaCAATTTTAGGAGAAGCATCTGAGACTGATGGTTAAATGAAACATTCTCCTCTGTGATTCTGGTGAAAAGTTTGTACTGTTTTAAGACTACACTTGATTATAGACATCTTCAAAAGTCCCATATGGCTTTCATGAATAGCAGTGGAATGGAGGTCATTGTCTGGCTGGATGAGCTTTTATCTCTTCTGTCTCCGGGTGGTTATGATTTGTTGACGTAAACCTCCTTGACGCTTATCAGACATTTAAGCCACACACTTTGTGCAGAACAAAACCTCACTAACCAAATATCTACTTACTTTCTGTATAATCCTTTTAAATTGTTGGCTATGTATTGTAAAAATCTGTGATGTCCCTGTAGAGAGAACAttgcgctagcaacgccaaggtcaagGGTTCAAGCGTCCATCAAATACTTGCATCCGATAAAAGTGTCTGGCaaacacataaatgtaaatgatgttaTCTCGATTCGATTTATTGCGTGTATTTCTCAGTTGTTTGATGTGGCTGtaaattttctttctttcaaacgTCCTCTGTCTGACTTCTGCAGTAATAGAGTGTGTGTGGTTTGATCGTGAAAGACCTCACATGTGCAGCTTATTAAAAAGAGGTTTGACATCGTGGTTTTGATCGAACATGTTTTACATGAGATTTTGCGAAAATATCTGTGTCGAAAGCATTCGTTTCTTCaccaaaagaaaccaaaaacagCATACAACTGCTGCAGAAGTGAGTTTTGCACAGTTgacatacattgaattcattCTGTGCATCTTCTCATTTCAGAGTTCTGAACTACATCTCACTGACAACCATCAGCAGTCGCAGCTTCGACGGCCTGAAAGGAGTCAAACGAATGTGAGTAGTTATTGTTTTGTGAAAAACGTCCACAGCTAAGCTTTTTTTTTGCATGATGGGAAACGTCATCCCTCTCCACATCACGTGGTCGCTGGAGAAAATCTTTTGATGTCGACTCCCTTTTCAAAAATGCGCCGAGCACAAAGAGCTTCCCGTGCCAAATTTTCCATGAATCCTCTTTGAAAAGTGCCAGGACATGTGAGTTAGGACGAACAGTCTGAACGCTCGCACAGAATAGATTATTCTTTTGCATAAATAGCTCGCTTTTAAAGAAGCAGTATATTGTCAATGACAGTTTTAATATCACACTTAGAAGAATGCACTGCACTTAGGGGTGAATCTTTTTCTCTCGAGCTGAATTTCGGTTGTCAGCATCTTTTTTTCCTCAAAATATGACAATAAATATATTGGCTAATATATGCTTTTGATATATGTTGACTATATATGTTCGAAGGTCCATATTGAGAGTCACCTTTTTAAATCCTTTTTTATGATATGACCACATcataaacaaactaacaaaaagaTCCAATAAGACAATGAATATGATGCAGTTTGAGGATGGATACAGACAAGCGGATGATGTTCGAATATTTCGGTATTTACGAGCACTAAATTTGTGTGTGCAATCCATTtgaacataaatgtaaaatatgtctCGTGAAGACATCATTATTTGAGgtaaaaaacaaactttggGATGAATTTTTACTAGGTGTTTTGCATGATCCCTCATAATGTTCTGCCTTCAGGAGGTTTTAAGGGAGTGCATCCTCCACAATCTACTGCAATCTAACATTCAGGTTTTTTTGTTCCAGTGAAATCTCCCAGAGCACCTCGGTGGAATCCATAGAGACAGAAGCCTTCAACAACCTTCTGAATGTCTCTGAAATGTAAGAACCCACTCGAggataaaacaaacaattcagGGATCATAGGTTTGATTTCCATGCGTGTGATGAACAGATGCTTGCCCCACAGACTCTTTTCACAGTAACGTACCATTTGTTTGCAATTTCTCATACAAGAATTTGTGTCACAGCTCAATCCAGAACACACGGAGCCTGGTTCACATCCATCAGATGGCGTTCAATCACCTGCCCAAGCTAAGATATCTGTGAGCAACCTATTTTCTCATTCTACCTATTCTGCTATTTTTCTACAAAATCACAAATCTGAAACTGTTCCTCTAGACAATTTtactattcatattttaatattattatattatttttgtcaCGTTATGTTGCTTGCCTAGTCTTGTTCTGTGCTCCTCTTGTTTATGTCACTTCCTCTTCCTGTTGTAGTTCTGTGTCCGTGACGTAGTTCTTGTCTACACCTGTGTCTTCTCCTCAATGCGGCTCAGTCATTTCCGGTAACAGTGTTaagtagggatgtaatgattcaccgtgagccggctgaaaatcggttataatgagtgacgattcaaatcggttgaggtgcgaactgaatcgcaatacattttttgaacagcaggggccgctattttcactgcaaatctaaacgtggactttctgatatttcttaaatgcaaaaaaatccaagaaaagctcatacagtattagtttgtttatattaaagagactttttctattattaatttgttataaaattgcagtttagttttgttattttaaataaaacattattttattatacaaagaaacgtgaagcatttaagaaataatgcaagggaagttgttcatttctaatttgtttcaactcattttgtaaaaataaatcgtgagtaaatcgtgaataaatcgcatcgtgagactcgcatcgcatcgtgagctgagtgaatcgttacatccctagtgttAAGCGTATCTACATGCGGAGATCATGGTAGATTATTTCTAGTTTTACGGCGGtcacttaattaaaaacaaaaaatcctgTTTGTGATGTTAGCATGCTTTAATGTGGGTCTTTATGACAGATCTTTACTTAGCAGAAGTTCACCTCCTAATATGTTTTATAAACGTAAACTCATCTGCTGAATAATAAAGCCGTTGTATGCACTCCATCGCTTTCCTAAACGCTGTTTCCTAACGGTTTAGTCTCATTCATAGAgtatatttcatacattttaacgaCAATAAAATGACACCATTCAATGATGTGGATTTTCAATTAATTAGACATTCATTCACATtgcaaagtatttaaaaatatgagtattttaaaaatagcaaCGTTCAGATAGAGCAGATTTAAtgccaaataaatacattaactgCGCAAAATTGATATGTACTGTACGTATAAGTCGTATATTTAAGCGTTTAGGTTTCACAGGGAGCAACAGCCCATAGTTAATAAATATAACCGGAACCTAGTGAGCCGTACGATTTCAAGTCGGAAGTACATCACGAGGCTACGTGCAAGTAGTCCATTAGTATATAGACGGTTTTCACATCCCCTTGTCAAGGATTTTTGGTCTGACCTGACAAAATTCcttatttaaaatttgggatTTTACTTTAATTTAGCAATGTGTGATGTATTATGTTATATCTCCCATTGTAATCATAATTTGGAATATTTAGGGAAGGTTTTATTGGCCcaaaattttatttacaaatgcaaatgttCTTTAATAATTCCcaaagtaaatatttttatgtgattttaaatactttatttatttatttatttattgttcatTTTGATGTCATCCGATGTTCATTATACTTAAATGGTTTAAGCAAATTTTGTTCTAATaaaaaaagggggggggggtgagtatatagacggtttcaaagtgacaacataaacaatcgTTGCTGCGCATGCGCTCGTTCggggactgcccttaacttccggtacacatttgcAAACAATAGAgtcctgtagattatttctgataacaagcaaaagaacaTAAAATTTACTTGGTTAAActttctctccaatattttgaatttagactgcgataccaagctcaaccgctagatgtcagtgtaccatacagaccaaactgcaggacccattcaacaattagacaacaaaatgtatttaataaaatgaacataaaacaaaattcaacaaatcttttatttaataccgttattatacaataaaataataaaacaaaatattaaaatatatactaatattacaaactaaataaaatataaatagttatgaaCCTTTTTCTCAACACTGTGATGATGACCCATTCAACGGTCATCAGCATCGTAAATCctttttctaaaaatatatatatgtacgtACGTTTATAACACTATACTTTCTATTATATtacctttgcatcaaattacaaaaaactaGTTAACGCTAATGCAAGGGTGTTTCTTATACAGTGTCTATGAAAGTCAcagtaaatttgacatcattctctcttttgACTGCCGTTATCAGACTCTCCCTATctctaatttttattttgttaaaagtattgaaaacactatcgttgagtttttcttttgctattcgagcaaatgagaatgcaaacaatacatttgtgttAGTCTCCCATTCACCGCTGTGGAAGTTTACCCAACTATGACAACTTCCGCTGCTGAGAAACCCGGAAACGTGAAAAAGGTCCATAGGGAGCTGCacagatgacgtatttttgtatgcaaaacccggtagcgagttagcattttaagacttccggttccatcgccccaaagtctggGTTTTTTTAATCGTagtatttacactgagtacaaatagcccgccttgttggcagagactatttatACTAGCTCCGCtaagagcatggtgctaacaacgccaaggtcgtgggttggatcccagggattgcacatactaagaaacaaatgtataggataatgcaatgtaagtcgctttggataaaagcgtctgccaaatgcgtaaatgtaaatttcaaaTAGTGACTTGAGTGGCTTAAAGTGTAAAGTCTGGATAGTGCGGCATGGGAGACCGGGGTTCTAATCCTGCTGAAAACcttctttaaccttttttattactttacagatcataaaggcatttgttttcaataaaattgatttaagacttaaaattcatttttattcataaactttaggtttagggtaaggttaggggtaggtatagggctttaatatctcaataaattgccatcattttaatattttttataaatataatggtTACTGTCTGCTATTAttacataatgtttaatgcacaacaatactgaggtgcaaatagtaacgttatctgccactatttataagtaaaaagcatctaactactatttctacttaatccaaagaaaataggccctacagctatttttggttagtgcaaatagcatatcgctaagaaatgctgctattttcacttagtgtaaacagaacttactactatttacacttagtgcaaatagccgctacattttttaaagggtaaatcgcccgaaataaggtctgtggttatcAAAACCCCtaaatttttcatattttattctgacataaaacacacctgatataacccgcttgtgattttttaaagccttgtcgtgtcttaaaaacggcggttgctaacaagttgctaaaagcgactacttcctttggcgcgcatataaagctcacaaataatgcatcatgggcacaaatctctttaaacgtagatgcggattcattcaccgAGTAAGTActcaccagggaacacatttttaataaagtttgaaagagttgtcggaggcttggtgcgatatcgagcgaccttaagtgtagtctgtttaaagcatcgtgttagctttttacttctgccgattgtatttcaaaggtaacaaatgttttgttcatttgtaaagattatcttgatagacaagacgtgtaaacatcataaacctttgttaatcacagagcttattttttgcgatcttacaaaagtctatggggaaaatgctttcggtcgagggaaccagcgcggtgcttacttccgggttagcctacaaaaatacgtcatctctgagcctctctattagacactagccaaagaccggaagttaaccgCAGTCCCGGCGAGTGCGTCCGATAAAATGGTGTATATTCCTGTGTGTCTTTTCAGTCTTTGTTGGTTGTTTTTCATCTCGGTTGTTTGTGGGGTCTGGTTTTCCCTGTGATCTTTGATTCCTCTCTTGTGGATTTAATAAATGTATGGGCTCGCACTTGGGTCATGCCTCTCTTTTAGCAGTAATAAATGTTACATGAAAATTTTTTTTAGTTGGAGTACAGAGAAATGTGGATAGCATGCAGTGCAcctaaaaaaaggttttatgaCTTGGATGGGAAATGTTTGAATTAATGTTAATAGTGAATTAGATGCAATAATTTATTTGGTACAGTTTTCCTGTCCAAAAATCCTTAACAGAATTTCCTCTGGCCACTATTTGGAGGTTATCAAGTATGAAATCATCTTCTGACCAAAGCCAGAGACACTTCAAAGTCCTAttagtatactgtacattttttgggGCGGAATATAAAACCGTTCAAAAGAATGCAGCCTCTTTTTTTGTGGGTTATGTTTAAGTCTCGGGCTCCAGACTCAAGTTAGATTGCTTTTCAATTTCACAGGAGCATTTCCAACACGGGCATCACTGTTTTTCCTGATCTGACCTCCATCTCCTCCCTGGAGTCCCATTTCATACTGTGAGTTTACCCTGCGGCTGCTATTTCATTGATCTGGTTGAAAGATGTGAGTGAGATTGAATGACAGAAAAATAATAGTATATTTGAGCATGTGCTGTTTTTAGGTGCTAGATTATAGGTTGTTATGAAGTAGACATAAACACACTTTCATAGACATGTACGTTAGAATGCCGGCTGTGGAGTGTATATTTGTAAGAGATGGAGATACACAGACAAAGTAATTGTCgagttgtgtgttttgtgtaagaGGAAAATGTTTGACTGTTTAAAATACTAAAGTGATTTTGTCCTTTACAGGGATATTTGTGATAATCTCCACCTTCGTTCAATCCCAGCAAACGCTTTCATCGGAATGACAAGTGAATACACAACAATGTATGTACAGAGTCTCATAAATCAGATGTTATGAATCAGAGTTGTAACCTCTGCTAGCATTGAGGAACACACGTGTACCCCCAAATATTCAGATTACTACCAATATTGTTTTGCAACCCCGTCTCAAGGCAGTTCATGGCATTGGCACGACATTTGGAATCTACTTATTCGTGTTTATGGACACGAATTTCCACCTTTCAGCGCGATTTTTAATACACAGACTGCGTGTGTatgttcatttatatttttaaaacatgatatCAAAaaagtcgtacatattttaggaggTGGCTTACCAACACCTTAACTTACCCCAAACCCTTAAATCACAGCTGCAAAGGGTAATTTAGCTGAAAACGTGAGTTAtacgaggtggcaaagcaacgataaatggctcccctaaccccgcccctaaacctgacgtcaaatcataacaaaacgtacgaatgagccaccttgtaaaataggtatgaattcccatcagattgcgtagatatactgtatatttatacatatgaaagataccgcGTATTAAAATGcgttagattgaaagtcgtgctgactgacacgaaaaaaggggcaaattcgtgtccatgaacaagAATGAATAGATTACAGTGACAATGTCATAagactgtgttgtgttttgaaaGGACATAAGGATGGAATATGTTCAGCCCTCTCTCCTCTATTCTATGAGGTTACACCTCTGTTATGGTCATTGTTTCTTAATGataaagctgtcaatcaaaatgttttgATTTGTCTACATAAATAAAGACGTAAAGACCTTCAATCTCTGTATCTGTATGGAAACAAGATTGTCCAGTCTGTAATCACAAACAGTTTGTCTTTGGTTTACATACTTGTGTGTGTTATCGGTGCTGTGTTAGGTCAACGTTTTTAACCCAAACAattctgtatatattttagtttaatGCAAAGTGATAACCAGCTCATGAACTTTTCCTTTTACAGGAATCTCTTTAACAATGGATTCAGAGAAATTGAGAGCCATGCCTTCAACGGAACCAGCATAGATAAGCTGTAAATATTAGTGATactattttaaataatgcaaCCATTTCACAAATAAtcacaacaaaaatgtttgtttcacagggtattaaaaaacaacaaagatcTACGTGTCATCCACGAGGACGCTTTCAAAAGATCTTTTGGTCCTACTGTACTGTAAGTAGTGTTTTACCAACTATTTCTACAGAATATTAAGCAGTACACGCTGACTCTCTGTTGTCCATCAGTGACGTGTCATCCACGCCATTGGAGACGCTGCCCTCTCATGGTCTAGAAGACGTGCTGATGCTGGTGGCCCGTTTAGCGTTCGCCCTAAAGAGATTGCCTCTGCTGAAGGGGTTAAAGAGCTTGAGAGAAGCGCACCTGACGTATCCCAGCCACTGTTGCGCGCTGCTCAGCTGGGACTCCAACAGGTGACACTACATGTCAATTCATATAACACTTCATCAAGTCTTCTTCCGCATCCGTTTGAATAGGAACACCTCGGCAATTCTCCCCGAGCGGACGTCATGGAAAGCTTTAATGTAATGAGACCATCAGCGGGGTTCCAGTAACGACACTTGACGTTTATGTTTGATTGCTGAAGTCAAAGCAGAGGAACATCAGTATAAGTGGCTTCATGCTTTTTTTGAAACACTCTCTTTGAACCATGACATTTGTGTGTCTCTCGCTCTCATCCGCTTACAGGGAGGGGTCCGTTATTGCTGGAACGAGAAATGGATCTTCAAACTGTGGTGACCACAATCCGTCAGCTAGGTAAGAGCTTTCaaggtttttaaaaaccaaTTTGGGATCGATTTGAAAACGCTGCAACTTCCTGAAGTTGAATTGAGATCTATTTTCCACCTAAAATTATAAGTgacaagtttatttttttatataaattaattaaaatacttcaacttatCAAAATAGGTGTTTCATTTCGTTTAAATTAGTTGTAAGATAAAATAACGCACCCCTGCCGAAATTATTTGATTATTcttgaaaattaaaaacagcagaaagaatgaaagaagtggaattattatatttaaaatcatattattatcaccatttgtattcattttgcaatttttcatttcattgagTCTAATAATTAATACATTCATAAATGTAATCCAATATATTTTGCAGGTGATATAATGAAtacttttacaatgaaaaaacTTCAGTTACCGGTAGTGAAAAATCTTTTCAGAATTGGGAATATGACCTCAAATTTCacataaacgtttatttattatgtctgtTCAACTCGATGATTGAAATAGATCCTGTTATGTCAGTATCTTGATAAAAATCTGAGACGAATGCATTGAACgttttgtggttttgttcaGCAAAGGTCAAATTCGTGATCGTTCTTACTGTCAATCTCCAGATCTGTACAGCACGACCAGTTTAAATTCCaagctcaaataaaaaaagaaagctcATTCTGAATTTGATTTGACCCCGCTCTCTGCATTAGAGTCATCAGAGAGATCCTCACCACTTCACACGTCTCTGTTGATTTTCAGGAGCTCGTCTGACACCGTGTCGGGTGGCTTCGTCATGGCGGACGATCCGCTTCCATCTGACGTGGCTGGATCCGTATCGGCTGAGGAAACTTTTGGAAGTGTGGACTTTCATTACCCAGAGCTAGACTTGTGTCAGCGCAGACCGCCCCTCCAGTGTAGCCCTGAGGCGGACGCCTTCAACCCCTGCGAGGACATCGCTGGTTTCGGGTTCTTGAGGGTGGCCATTTGGTTCATCAATGTCTTGGCCATTGCGGGCAACCTGACCGTGTTGCTCGTGATGTTTACGAGTCGCTGCAAGCTGACCGTCCCGAGGTTCCTCATGTGCCACCTGGCCTTCGCTGACCTCTGCATCGGCGTGTATCTCCTCATGATCGCCGCCGTGGACCTCAGCACCCGCGGGCACTACAGTCAGCACGCCATCGAGTGGCAAACGGGAGTGGGGTGTGGCATCGCCGGGTTCCTGTCGGTGTTCGGTGGCGAGCTGTCCGTCTACACGCTGTCCTCCATTACCGTGGAGCGCTGGCACACCATAACTCACGCTCTGAGGCTGGAGAGACGCTTGGGCCTGAGTCACGCTTCGGTTATCATGGTGGTCGGATGGCTGCTCTGTCTCGGCATGGCGCTGCTCCCCCTGATGGGTGTAAGCAACTACAATAAAGTCAGCATGTGTTTGCCGATGGACATCGAGACTCCTTTATCCCAGGCGTATGTCATACTCCTGCTTCTCTTCAATGTGGGAGCTTTCCTGGTGATTTGCAGCTGCTACGTGTGCATTTACTCCGCCGTGCGCAACCCGGAGTTCCCGGGTCGTGCCGCCGACGCCAAGATCGCCAAACGCATGGCCGTGCTCATCTTCACTGACTTTCTGTGCATGGCGCCCATCTCGTTTTTCGCCATCTCCGCCGCCTTCAAGGTCCCTCTCATCACCGTGACCAACTCCAAGATCCTCCTGGTGCTCTTCTACCCCATCAACTCCTGCGCCAACCCATTCCTCTATGCCATTTTCACCCGGGCGTTCAGGAAAGACGCCTGTATTCTCCTGAGTTCCATGGGCTGCTGTGAGAGCAAAGCTAACTTGTACCGGATGAAGGCGTACTGCTCGGAGAACATTAACAGAAGCAAAAGCAGTTCTGGATCCAACACCAAAGCCCCTCGAGCTGTCGTGTGGATGTCCACGTTCCCTCATGTGGCACCGCGATCCCAGCTGCAATGAGTCTAGAACAAACGCTACACAAACATTTCTTGTGACCATCGCGAGGTCATGAGCTTAGACTCTTAATTTATCgttgtattatatttttatgggGCATTTTAAGAGCCAAGTTTTTCTGGCTCTTCCCTTGAGACTGTGAAAGAGCAAGATGATGGTTTCAGAGGACAATGTGCCTCATTTTCTCTCATATCTCACAAGGCATTGACTTGTAATTCAGAAGATGAGCAGGTGTTTTCAGAGAGAATCGGGGTATCAGGGTATTGAAGATGCACAAAATGGCTTTTGTTAATGGGTAAAATGCATCATAGATGCTGTAGATGATGTCTACATTATGTCACAGTTTTACAAGGTCTTACATTGTTGCACATAATACCTGGAAAAGTGAGAAGCATCATT comes from the Triplophysa rosa linkage group LG9, Trosa_1v2, whole genome shotgun sequence genome and includes:
- the lhcgr gene encoding lutropin-choriogonadotropic hormone receptor, with the protein product MWRSLLLLISPLMPFCGGVCFVCPEICRCSQKSISCNSATESMKTKTHSRLVLNYISLTTISSRSFDGLKGVKRIEISQSTSVESIETEAFNNLLNVSEISIQNTRSLVHIHQMAFNHLPKLRYLSISNTGITVFPDLTSISSLESHFILDICDNLHLRSIPANAFIGMTSEYTTMNLFNNGFREIESHAFNGTSIDKLVLKNNKDLRVIHEDAFKRSFGPTVLDVSSTPLETLPSHGLEDVLMLVARLAFALKRLPLLKGLKSLREAHLTYPSHCCALLSWDSNREGSVIAGTRNGSSNCGDHNPSARSSSDTVSGGFVMADDPLPSDVAGSVSAEETFGSVDFHYPELDLCQRRPPLQCSPEADAFNPCEDIAGFGFLRVAIWFINVLAIAGNLTVLLVMFTSRCKLTVPRFLMCHLAFADLCIGVYLLMIAAVDLSTRGHYSQHAIEWQTGVGCGIAGFLSVFGGELSVYTLSSITVERWHTITHALRLERRLGLSHASVIMVVGWLLCLGMALLPLMGVSNYNKVSMCLPMDIETPLSQAYVILLLLFNVGAFLVICSCYVCIYSAVRNPEFPGRAADAKIAKRMAVLIFTDFLCMAPISFFAISAAFKVPLITVTNSKILLVLFYPINSCANPFLYAIFTRAFRKDACILLSSMGCCESKANLYRMKAYCSENINRSKSSSGSNTKAPRAVVWMSTFPHVAPRSQLQ